One segment of Drosophila ananassae strain 14024-0371.13 chromosome 3R, ASM1763931v2, whole genome shotgun sequence DNA contains the following:
- the LOC6498362 gene encoding tetraspanin-6, which translates to MANRELQLNSGMRCAKYMLIIVSFMFALTAILLIMVGTTIQTIFGDFSLFIDGHFSSPPALLIAIGFILIAVATLGAYGAVKESVMVINLYGVCLFLVFILEVSAAIAAFVMQSQVKGMLIRTMYQAMSEYNNDPYVKAGVDLMQSELKCCGVYQPEDWKDYYPPNKNLTLPADDVVVPNSCCGEAPKYEIDATEAICLQPSISGCFNKMDFIISQSSMLIATGATTVAFVQLLGVLCAFMLAKTLRRNKSIREARRWQLQQSLGVLISGGKMAPPQNSAVTGYQQLGNGEQGSQEPYTYTPQSPSVN; encoded by the exons ATGGCGAATCGGGAATTGCAGCTCAATTCTGGAATGCGGTGCGCCAAATATATGCTCATTATTGTGAGCTTTATGTTTGCG CTGACCGCCATTCTACTCATCATGGTGGGAACTACGATTCAGACGATCTTTGGAGACTTTAGCCTCTTCATCGATGGACACTTTTCGTCGCCCCCGGCCCTGCTCATTGCCATTGGCTTCATTCTTATTGCTGTGGCCACTCTGGGCGCCTATGGAGCCGTTAAGGAGAGTGTGATGGTGATCAACCTG TATGGTGTTTGCCTGTTCCTGGTCTTCATCCTGGAGGTGTCCGCAGCTATTGCCGCCTTCGTGATGCAGTCCCAGGTGAAGGGAATGCTGATCCGCACCATGTACCAAGCCATGTCCGAATACAACAACGATCCTTATGTGAAAGCTGGTGTGGATTTAATGCAGTCTGAA CTTAAGTGCTGCGGCGTTTACCAGCCCGAAGACTGGAAGGACTACTATCCACCAAACAAGAACCTCACCCTGCCTGCCGACGACGTAGTTGTCCCCAACTCCTGCTGCGGCGAGGCGCCCAAATATGAGATCGACGCCACTGAGGCTATCTGTCTGCAGCCCTCCATCTCTGGCTGCTTCAACAAGATGGACTTCATTATATCACAGAGCTCCATGCTGATTGCCACGGGAGCCACCACAGTGGCCTTCGTCCAGCTTCTGGGCGTTCTTTGTGCCTTCATGCTGGCCAAGACTCTCCGCCGCAACAAGTCCATCCGAGAGGCCCGTCGCTGGCAACTGCAGCAGAGTCTCGGCGTGCTCATCTCCGGTGGAAAGATGGCCCCGCCCCAGAACTCGGCAGTCACCGGATACCAGCAGTTGGGCAACGGCGAACAGGGCAGCCAGGAGCCCTACACCTACACACCCCAGAGTCCCAGCGTGAACTAG
- the LOC6498363 gene encoding uncharacterized protein LOC6498363 has translation MFSKQQLLRQVGYLTSAATATATATAKAPPKHSSQANFGSASASSSHSSHSVVDGHSHGDSESESAHVVCFSAQSAQQLVGKLLQQRSQDIQRFIHTQSATGQRAKATQQQHQQQQTTTKFAMSSLAAEPLQAHKPDEITASGDKEAETPGLGASCHDVASASASAGKKPCFNTGLGEILQFMELIGNLKHTKRTGWVLRDVNDCESISGHMYRMSMLTFLLDGSEGLNQIRCMELALVHDLAESLVGDITPFCGVSKDEKRAMEFKAMEDICKLIEPRGKRIMELFEEYEHGQSAESKFVKDLDRLDMVMQAFEYEKRDNCLLKHQEFFDSTEGKFNHPFVKKLVNEIYEQRDVLAKAKGATPPPAIEVPNMEKPSKVANGHESSS, from the exons ATGTTCTCcaagcagcagctgctccgcCAGGTGGGCTACCTGACGTCAGCggccacagccacagccacagctACAGCCAAAGCTCCGCCAAAGCACTCTAGTCAAGCTAACTTCGGCAGCGCCAGCGCCAGCAGCAGTCACAGTTCACACTCTGTCGTGGACGGTCACAGTCACGGTGATTCAGAGTCGGAGTCGGCGCACGTCGTTTGTTTCTCAGCACAGTCAGCCCAGCAGTTGGTAGGAAAACTACTGCAGCAGCGCAGCCAGGACATCCAGCGCTTCATTCACACGCAATCAGCCACAGGACAGCGGGCCAAAGccacgcagcagcagcaccaacagcagcagaccACCACCAAGTTCGCCATGTCATCGCTGGCGGCGGAGCCCCTGCAAGCCCACAAGCCGGACGAAATCACGGCCAGTGGCGACAAGGAGGCGGAGACCCCCGGGCTGGGCGCCTCCTGCCACGACGTGGCCTCAGCATCCGCCAGTGCCGGCAAGAAGCCCTGCTTCAACACCGGACTCGGGGAGATCCTCCAGTTCATGGAGCTCATCGGCAACCTGAAG CACACCAAGCGCACTGGATGGGTGCTGCGGGATGTCAACGATTGCGAATCGATTTCGGGTCACATGTACCGGATGAGCATGCTGACCTTCCTGCTGGACGGCAGCGAGGGCCTCAACCAGATCCGCTGCATGGAGCTGGCGTTGGTGCACGATCTGGCGGAGAGTCTGGTGGGCGACATAACGCCCTTCTGCGGAGTGTCCAAGGACGAGAAGCGGGCCATGGAGTTCAAGGCCATGGAGGACATATGCAAGCTGATCGAGCCGAGAGGCAAGCGCATTATGGAGCTATTTGAG GAGTACGAGCATGGACAGAGTGCCGAGAGCAAGTTCGTCAAGGATCTGGATCGTCTGGACATGGTGATGCAGGCCTTCGAGTACGAGAAGCGGGACAACTGCCTGCTGAAGCACCAGGAGTTCTTCGACTCCACGGAGGGCAAGTTCAACCATCCGTTTGTGAAGAAGCTGGTGAACGAGATCTACGAGCAGCGTGATGTTCTCGCCAAGGCGAAGGGCGCCACGCCGCCGCCGGCCATCGAAGTGCCCAATATGGAGAAGCCCTCAAAAGTGGCCAACGGCCACGAAAGCTCGAGTTGA
- the LOC6498364 gene encoding DNA polymerase delta subunit 3, with protein MSLKKALEDCLIDFDRRIMVTDLLEEYKLPYKEVNETLEEYIKKQEPATKFEKRFLVHGKRSTEGSESGSEDEVFTVVQESKLQDWLSKLKDAQSQLYSVEIAGGSKSPATIFQPMQYLEVKLGKVEPRAGVNGVDKPAPVANGAQKTSSLTNGVKKEDSKATVKQETVKSSVKSEPSKSAVKKESEKVSPESKKTSPKEQASSSKAGAAKKGSISSFFTAAPAGNKQKDVKPTPSKASSTMDNFFKKQPPGAKKSPPAQKESATAKQKEPSPKNKKKSPSPTKKKAAANTSVQLFDEESAESSDEEEKLDKMRRKVIGSEDESDKEKPMTSKRRRISDSEDEEQPPKKAAEAEPVTVDDESMDTEPANETYLDEEGFVITQRKPSKSQPAKKKPSPKAAAPAAKKKSPPSAPKGGKEATKTKQAGILNFFSKK; from the coding sequence ATGTCCCTCAAAAAGGCTTTAGAAGATTGTCTTATTGATTTCGACCGTCGTATCATGGTCACCGACCTGCTGGAGGAGTACAAGCTGCCCTACAAGGAGGTCAACGAGACCCTGGAAGAGTACATTAAGAAACAGGAACCGGCTACGAAATTCGAGAAGAGATTCTTGGTGCACGGAAAGCGGAGTACAGAAGGATCTGAATCCGGATCAGAAGATGAGGTCTTCACTGTGGTGCAGGAAAGCAAACTGCAGGATTGGCTGTCCAAGCTGAAGGATGCCCAGTCCCAGCTGTACAGCGTGGAAATAGCCGGGGGCTCCAAGTCCCCGGCCACCATTTTCCAGCCCATGCAGTACCTGGAGGTGAAACTGGGCAAGGTGGAGCCGCGTGCTGGAGTGAACGGAGTCGACAAGCCTGCCCCAGTCGCAAATGGTGCTCAAAAGACTTCATCCCTCACCAATGGTGTGAAAAAGGAGGACTCAAAAGCTACGGTTAAGCAGGAAACGGTCAAGTCATCAGTCAAGTCGGAACCATCTAAATCCGCGGTCAAGAAGGAGTCGGAGAAGGTGTCACCAGAGTCCAAGAAGACCTCACCCAAAGAGCAGGCCTCGAGTTCCAAAGCGGGTGCAGCCAAGAAGGGCAGCATCAGTAGCTTCTTCACAGCAGCCCCAGCGGGAAACAAGCAGAAGGATGTGAAACCCACGCCCAGCAAGGCATCGAGTACCATGGACAACTTCTTCAAGAAGCAGCCACCAGGAGCCAAGAAGTCGCCCCCCGCGCAAAAGGAAAGTGCAACTGCAAAGCAAAAAGAGCCGtcacccaaaaacaaaaagaaatcgCCATCCCCAACGAAGAAGAAAGCTGCAGCCAACACTTCCGTCCAGTTGTTCGACGAGGAGAGTGCCGAGTCCTCCGACGAGGAGGAGAAACTGGACAAAATGAGGCGCAAGGTGATTGGCTCGGAGGATGAGTCCGATAAGGAGAAGCCCATGACATCCAAGCGGAGGCGCATCAGCGATTCAGAAGACGAGGAGCAGCCGCCCAAGAAGGCCGCCGAGGCAGAGCCCGTCACTGTAGACGATGAGTCCATGGACACGGAGCCGGCTAACGAAACCTACTTGGATGAGGAGGGATTTGTGATTACCCAGCGCAAGCCCTCAAAAAGCCAGCCAGCTAAGAAGAAGCCTTCTCCCAAGGCAGCAGCTCCGGCTGCCAAGAAGAAGTCACCGCCATCAGCCCCCAAAGGTGGCAAGGAAGCAACAAAAACCAAGCAAGCTGGCATCCTGAACTTCTTTTCGAAGAAGTAG
- the LOC6497172 gene encoding igLON family member 5 — MGCSITWLLLLKCIYFSLASFSELNNSDPKFSGPINNSTVPVGRDALLTCVVHDLVSFKVAWLRVDTQTILSIQNHVITKNHRIAISHTEHRIWQLKIRDVQESDRGWYMCQINTDPMKSQMGYLDVVVPPDIVDYQTSQDVVRSTGQNVTLTCSATGVPQPTITWRREETTPLLLTNDDDREIYSVEGQNLTLWQLQRSHMGAYLCIASNGVPPTVSKRVMLVVNFAPTIWTRYDTIYVGVGQKLTLECVSESQPPSVNFWMKDSELLQGGSYESVTVDHVYRIVMRITLRPVTKRDFGEYKCRAKNSMGETDRIITVHHKAKKHGQHSHQTASRENQFIVIEEYIANSARRNHRLLVLWLIFPFFVNKVSSF, encoded by the exons ATGGGCTGCTCTATCActtggctgctgctcctgaaGTGCATTTACTTCAGCCTGGCCAGCTTCTCGGAGCTGAACAATT CGGATCCCAAGTTCAGCGGTCCCATCAACAACTCGACGGTTCCCGTGGGACGAGACGCCCTGCTGACCTGTGTTGTCCACGACCTGGTTAGCTTCAAAGTGGCCTGGCTGCGAGTGGACACGCAGACCATTCTGAGCATCCAGAACCATGTCATCACCAAGAACCACCGGATTGCCATTTCGCACACGGAGCACCGCATCTGGCAGCTGAAAATTCGGGATGTTCAGGAGTCGGATCGCGGATG GTACATGTGCCAAATCAACACAGATCCCATGAAGAGCCAAATGGGCTACTTAGACGTGGTGGTGCCGCCCGACATCGTTGATTACCAGACTAGCCAGGACGTGGTCCGCTCCACCGGACAGAATGTAACGCTGACATGCAGCGCCACTGGAGTACCACAGCCCACCATCACCTGGCGGCGCGAGGAGACCACGCCACTCCTGCTCACCAACGACGATGACCGCGAAATCTACAGCGTGGAGGGCCAGAACCTGACCCTCTGGCAGCTGCAGCGATCCCACATGGGCGCCTACCTGTGCATCGCCTCCAACGGAGTGCCGCCCACCGTGAGCAAGAGAGTCATGCTCGTCGTGAACT TTGCGCCCACAATCTGGACGCGCTACGATACCATCTATGTCGGCGTGGGACAGAAACTGACTCTGGAGTGTGTGTCGGAATCGCAGCCGCCGTCTGTGAACTTTTGGATGAAGGACTCGGAGCTGCTGCAAGGTGGGTCCTATGAGTCCGTTACGGTAGACCACGTCTACCGGATTGTGATGCGAATCACCCTGCGTCCGGTCACCAAGCGCGACTTTGGAGAGTACAAGTGCAGGGCCAAGAACTCCATGGGCGAGACGGACCGCATCATAACAGTGCATC ATAAAGCCAAAAAGCACGGCCAGCACTCACACCAGACGGCATCCCGCGAGAACCAGTTTATAGTCATTGAag AATACATTGCCAACTCAGCTAGGAGGAACCACAGGCTACTGGTCCTTTGgcttatttttcctttttttgtcaaTAAAGTTTCCAGTTTTTAA
- the LOC6497173 gene encoding dTTP/UTP pyrophosphatase: MLAPIKHLLGNYRIVLASGSPRRQELVTMLGLNAELCPSTFEEDLNPDDYKEFSDYIEATALGKAEEVFDRLSAAGDNKNLVVIAADTMVTLGKEIYGKPKDPADAIRMLENLSGKSNRVFSGVILKHAKGVRKFTDTADVYFGELLPEQIKNYVDSKDPLDKAGAYGVQGPGGALIQRIDGDFYCVMGLPLHRLCCELNKLFLEDLS, from the exons ATGTTGGCGCCAATCAAGCATTTGTTGGGCAACTACCGCATCGTCCTGGCCAGCGGCTCACCGAGGAGGCAGGAGCTGGTCACCATGCTG GGCTTAAATGCCGAGCTGTGCCCCTCTACGTTCGAAGAGGACTTGAACCCGGACGACTATAAGGAATTCTCGGACTATATAGAAGCCACAGCCCTCGGAAAAGCAGAGGAAGTCTTCGACAGGTTAAGCGCCGCCGGGGACAACAAGAATCTGGTGGTAATTGCGGCCGATACAATGGTCACCTTGGGAAAGGAAATCTACGGCAAGCCCAAGGACCCCGCCGACGCCATCAGGATGCTTgaaaa TTTATCTGGAAAATCAAACCGCGTATTCAGCGGAGTGATACTGAAACATGCTAAAGGAGTTCGCAAATTCACGGATACGGCGGACGTTTACTTTGGTGAGCTGTTACCAGAACAAATCAAGAACTACGTAGATTCAAAGGATCCCCT TGACAAAGCTGGAGCCTATGGTGTCCAGGGACCTGGAGGCGCCCTCATCCAACGAATTGATGGCGATTTTTACTGCGTCATGGGCCTGCCACTGCACCGGCTCTGTTGCGAATTAAACAAGTTATTTCTGGAAGACCTCTCCTAA
- the LOC6498361 gene encoding CD63 antigen, whose product MSLLTGSANAVKYTLFGFNLIFLITGIILIAVGAGVGAVYTGYELFLAGKFFSIPTFLIVIGSFIIVISFFGCWGAVKENYCLVLSFSIMLAIIFILELAAGISGYVLRNDASELIGKSLKASMAEYNNETQNPTTALWDDVQRSFDCCGVTNFMDWKERFPSGELPISCCTPIVGQVGTLTCTNTVQSTDNLHSDGCLGGFSNYIAAHAVSLGAAGVVIAILQFFGVIFACYIAREIKIRNGITGFI is encoded by the exons ATGTCTCTCTTAACTGGCAGTGCCAATGCGGTGAAGTACACCCTATTTGGATTTAATTTGATCTTTTTG ATCACGGGTATTATTCTGATAGCTGTTGGAGCCGGAGTTGGAGCGGTTTATACTGGATATGAGCTCTTCTTGGCCGGAAAGTTCTTCTCGATCCCCACGTTCCTGATCGTGATTGGTTCATTTATCATCGTGATCTCATTCTTCGGATGCTGGGGAGCCGTCAAGGAGAACTATTGCCTGGTGCTGAGCTTCTCGATCATGCTGGCCATCATCTTTATCCTGGAGCTCGCTGCCGGCATCAGCGGCTACGTTCTGCGTAATGACGCCTCCGAACTGATCGGAAAATCGCTCAAAGCTTCAATGGCAGAGTACAATAACGAGACCCAAAACCCGACCACGGCCCTTTGGGACGATGTTCAGCGAAGTTTCGACTGCTGCGGCGTTACCAACTTCATGGACTGGAAAGAAAGGTTCCCTTCAGGAGAACTGCCCATTTCTTGCTGCACCCCCATAGTAGGACAGGTTGGCACCCTTACGTGCACCAATACTGTGCAAAGTACGGATAACCTCCACTCCGACGGCTGTCTTGGAGGCTTCTCCAACTACATTGCCGCGCACGCGGTCAGCTTGGGGGCTGCTGGCGTGGTCATAGCTATTCTACAG TTCTTTGGCGTCATTTTCGCATGCTACATAGCTCGGGAGATCAAAATCCGAAACGGCATCACTGGATTCATCTAG
- the LOC6497174 gene encoding argininosuccinate lyase: MSQQTQQPAIPKSCYQLWGGRFSQKPHQALQALNNSLPYDSRLYADDLDASKAYAEALHRAGHLDAAEADKLVKSLELLRFDWVEGGVKFQPGDEDVHTVNERLLVEITGELGQRLHTGRSRNDQVVTDMKLWMRKAIRETLGRVSRVIETATRQAEENLGVLMPGYTHLQRAQTVQFSHWLLSHAFALREDAKRLIELRERANVLPLGSGALAGNPLGIDRLWLAERLGFSGVTPNSMHAVGDRDFVVDFIYCCSLVSLHLSRLAEDLIIYSTKEFNFIRLDDSFSSGSSLMPQKRNPDSLELIRGISGVITSNLTGIMMTIKGTPSTYNKDLQFDKEYCFQSFDKLSQVLEVTDGVLQTMQVQRDAMESALSTDMLATDWAYYLVKKGIPFRQAHHFIGKVVSLAEERGVGITEVPLGELQVICPAFGSDIASVADYANNVSQYDVIGGTASASVVEQLRLLKKFAKELRKQS, translated from the exons ATGTCCCAGCAGACCCAGCAACCGGCCATTCCCAAGAGCTGCTATCAGTTGTGGGGTGGACGCTTTAGCCAGAAGCCCCATCAAGCTCTCCAGGCCCTGAACAATAGCCTGCCCTACGATTCCAGGCTCTACGCGGACGACCTGGACGCCAGTAAGGCCTATGCCGAGGCACTACATAGAGCCGGACATCTGGATGCCGCCGAAGCGGACAAGTTAGTAAAGAGTCTGGAGCTGCTCCGCTTCGATTGGGTTGAGGGAGGTGTGAAGTTCCAGCCCGGCGACGAGGACGTGCACACGGTCAATGaacggctgctggtggagatCACTGGCGAGCTGGGCCAGCGTCTGCACACTGGACGCAGTCGCAACGATCAGGTGGTTACTGACATGAAACTTTGGATGCGCAAGGCCATTCGTGAAACCCTGGGACGTGTAAGCCGTGTGATTGAAACGGCCACCCGGCAGGCGGAGGAGAATCTGGGCGTCCTTATGCCCGGTTACACGCATCTGCAACGCGCCCAGACAGTCCAGTTCTCCCACTGGCTGCTCTCCCATGCCTTTGCCCTGCGTGAAGATGCCAAGCGCTTGATCGAGCTCCGGGAAAGAGCCAATGTTCTGCCCCTCGGAAGCGGAGCCCTGGCAGGGAACCCCCTGGGAATTGATCGCCTATGGCTGGCGGAACGTCTGGGCTTTTCGGGAGTAACGCCCAACAGCATGCATGCGGTAGGAGATCGGGATTTTGTGG TGGACTTCATTTACTGCTGCTCCTTGGTGAGCCTTCACCTCTCCCGTTTAGCCGAAGATCTCATTATCTACAGCACTAAGGAGTTTAACTTCATTCGACTGGACGATAGCTTCTCCAGTGGCAGCAGCCTGATGCCACAGAAACGGAATCCCGACAGCTTGGAACTTATTCGAGGTATATCTGGAGTGATCACTTCAAATTTAACGGGAATAATGATGACTATCAAGGGCACTCCGTCCACCTACAACAAGGATCTTCAGTTCGACAAGGAGTATTGCTTCCAGTCCTTTGACAAGCTGTCCCAGGTCCTTGAAGTGACAGATGGAGTACTGCAGACGATGCAAGTACAGCGGGATGCGATGGAGTCGGCGCTTAGTACGGATATGTTGGCCACGGATTGG GCCTACTATCTTGTTAAGAAGGGCATTCCCTTCCGCCAGGCCCATCATTTCATTGGCAAAGTGGTTTCGCTGGCGGAGGAGCGTGGAGTGGGTATCACCGAGGTGCCACTGGGAGAGCTCCAGGTGATATGCCCCGCCTTCGGATCAGACATCGCCAGTGTGGCGGACTATGCCAATAACGTGTCGCAGTACGACGTGATCGGCGGAACTGCCAGCGCAAGTGTCGTGGAGCAGCTTCGATTACTTAAAAAGTTTGCCAAGGAATTGCGCAAACAGTCCTAG